The Sesamum indicum cultivar Zhongzhi No. 13 linkage group LG6, S_indicum_v1.0, whole genome shotgun sequence genome has a segment encoding these proteins:
- the LOC105164266 gene encoding uncharacterized protein LOC105164266 gives MQHYSHISARAKEAELALQEAQNQLESNSGDVALRDALGDLRKKSVFLAEAERHFFYQKTKIHFLKEGDRNTKFFHDMVKRNVARNSIGAVTRADGTVITAAEGIAQEFVDYYTSLLGTEAHTLPVDDGVFEWGHILTSEHTAELCREVTPLEVKDAIFHISDNKAPGPDGYSSCFFKKAWNIVGDQVCRAVLDFFRSGRMLRQLNHTIIALVPKSDHSTSVADYRPISRCNVIYKAITKIILDRLAPVLEHLIDRCQVAFVGGRNITDNIFLAQEMVRQYSRKRISPRWAQEMVRQYSRKRISPRCTINVDLHKAFDSVSCSSFSVALNGSLHGFFPGKKGLRQGDPMSPALFLLCMEYFSRLVKRKTTNSDFNFHPKCEKLKITHLIFADDLMLFSRGDLRSIHVLMECLQEFRDTSGLTVNTSKSSIFTAGIQNEELDGILARMEFARGRLELIRSVIQGVECFWLQELIRSVIQGVECFWLQVFPLPAAVIEKIHRLCRNFLWNSRRAPVAWEEICHPKEEGGLGIRHIQSWNVALLARVLWNIHRKADMLWVQWVNGVYLRGASIWDWQPKKGDSPLLQRLADIRNRMVTDFGSPEAAIVEMTRWSTPKGLQTSRAYEYFRPKLARQPWKAAIWKAFIPPKYSFILWLGLRGRLATRDRLGFLQEEDLCSLCINTKESAKHLFFECPFSNFVWARIRHWIGINRTMSTLQSAVKWLKKEKIGSSMQNKARHLALACTVYTLWRQQRSHFRGVNGLSREAYKFSQGYIVIFEGSTACPERLINLVKVTLYRVFWTLFPHGFDCS, from the exons ATGCAGCACTACAGCCACATCTCCGCCAGGGCCAAAGAGGCTGAGCTCGCCCTGCAAGAAGCCCAAAATCAACTTGAATCTAATTCGGGAGATGTGGCGCTACGGGACGCTTTGGGAGATCTTAGGAAGAAGTCCGTTTTCCTTGCCGAGGCAGAGCGGCACTTCTTCTACCAGAAAACCAAAATCCATTTTCTTAAGGAGGGGGACCGCAACACCAAGTTCTTCCACGACATGGTGAAGAGGAATGTCGCTAGGAATTCCATCGGGGCGGTCACTAGGGCGGACGGGACTGTTATAACTGCTGCCGAGGGTATTGCCCAAGAGTTCGTTGATTACTACACATCACTCTTGGGCACCGAGGCTCACACCCTCCCTGTCGACGATGGTGTATTTGAATGGGGCCACATACTCACCTCCGAGCATACTGCGGAGCTTTGTAGGGAAGTCACACCGTTGGAGGTCAAGGATGCCATATTCCACATTAGCGACAACAAGGCTCCCGGCCCAGATGGATATTCCTCGtgctttttcaagaaagcatgGAACATTGTGGGTGATCAAGTTTGCAGGGCCGTCCTGGATTTCTTTAGGAGTGGGCGGATGCTACGGCAGCTCAATCACACTATCATTGCCCTTGTGCCGAAATCAGATCATTCCACCTCTGTTGCGGATTATCGGCCGATTTCGCGCTGCAATGTGATCTACAAGGCCATCACGAAAATCATCTTGGACCGGCTAGCACCTGTTTTGGAGCATTTGATTGACCGATGCCAAGTAGCATTTGTTGGAGGCCGCAATATCACCgacaatattttcttggcCCAAGAAATGGTGCGGCAGTACTCGAGGAAACGGATTTCACCTCGATGGGCCCAAGAAATGGTGCGGCAGTACTCGAGGAAACGGATTTCACCTCGATGTACTATCAACGTCGATCTACACAAGGCATTCGATTCAGTCTCATG TTCTTCTTTTTCAGTGGCGTTGAACGGCTCCCTTCACGGGTTTTTTCCGGGGAAGAAAGGCCTAAGGCAAGGAGACCCGATGTCGCCGGCCCTCTTCCTTCTTTGCATGGAATATTTCTCTCGACTGGTCAAGAGGAAAACAACCAATTCGGACTTCAACTTCCACCCCAAGTGCGAGAAGTTGAAAATCACGCACCTCATCTTCGCTGACGACCTCATGCTTTTCTCTCGTGGCGACCTTCGATCTATTCACGTCTTGATGGAATGCCTCCAAGAGTTCAGGGACACATCCGGCCTCACCGTCAATACCTCGAAGTCAAGCATTTTCACAGCGGGCATCCAAAATGAGGAGCTTGATGGGATTCTCGCTCGGATGGAATTTGCGAGAG GCCGACTGGAACTTATCCGATCAGTAATTCAGGGGGTGGAGTGCTTCTGGCTCCAAGAACTTATCCGATCTGTAATTCAGGGGGTGGAGTGCTTCTGGCTCCAAGTTTTCCCACTTCCAGCGGCGGTCATCGAGAAAATCCACCGACTTTGCAGGAACTTTCTATGGAACTCTCGGAGGGCACCGGTCGCCTGGGAGGAAATCTGCCATCCTAAGGAAGAAGGTGGACTCGGAATTCGACACATACAGTCTTGGAACGTGGCCCTCCTTGCCCGTGTATTATGGAACATTCACCGCAAGGCAGACATGTTGTGGGTGCAGTGGGTCAACGGTGTCTACCTTAGAGGCGCATCAATCTGGGACTGGCAACCGAAGAAGGGGGATTCCCCACTCCTCCAACGGCTTGCCGATATTCGCAACAGGATGGTCACTGATTTTGGGTCTCCGGAGGCAGCAATTGTAGAAATGACGAGATGGTCCACCCCGAAGGGTCTCCAAACGTCGAGGGCTTATGAGTACTTCAGGCCGAAACTTGCGAGGCAGCCTTGGAAAGCGGCTATATGGAAGGCATTTATCCCACCGAAGTACTCATTCATCTTGTGGCTTGGCTTGCGCGGTAGACTAGCTACAAGGGACAGACTTGGATTCCTCCAAGAGGAGGATTTGTGCTCGCTATGCATCAACACCAAGGAATCGGCTAAGCATCTTTTCTTTGAGTGTCCGTTCAGCAACTTCGTTTGGGCACGCATCCGACACTGGATTGGCATTAACAGGACTATGTCAACCCTTCAAAGTGCGGTCAAGTGGCTCAAGAAGGAAAAGATAGGTTCTTCCATGCAGAACAAAGCGCGACACCTCGCTTTGGCATGCACGGTGTACACACTTTGGAGGCAGCAACGAAGTCATTTTCGAGGGGTCAACGGCCTGTCCCGAGAGgcttataaatttagtcaagGTTACATTGTCATTTTCGAGGGGTCAACGGCCTGTCCCGAGAGgcttataaatttagtcaagGTTACATTGTATAGGGTCTTTTGGACACTTTTCCCACACGGTTTTGATTGTTCTTAA